The following are encoded together in the Magnetospirillum gryphiswaldense MSR-1 v2 genome:
- a CDS encoding DHA2 family efflux MFS transporter permease subunit, with protein MSPADPRLSIRPEDRVVHTRDWIGFFAMVVGMFMAILDIQIVASSIAQIQAGLSASADEISWVQTSYLIAEVVMIPLSGWMARVFSTRWLFMASCLTFTIASVACAFAWNIESMIVFRAIQGFLGGAMIPTVFATSFLLFPPRMSAGISVLIGLVATMAPTLGPTLGGWLTEAFSWHWLFLINVVPGLIVAALVFLFVHVDRPRLDMLKGFDLAGIVLVAAFLGSLQYILEEGPGDDWFDEPKIVAMTFLCTIAGMAFLWRELTTPHPVVDIKAFHDRNFAVGCLYSFIIGIGLYGSVYVIPLYLGRIRGYSSREIGLTMMVTGMFQFLSAPLAGALAKKLDLRVMLGLGLSLFGTGLWLNHYLTSQWGYWEMFLPQAVRGLALMFCFVPINAVALGHLAPAEVQNASGLYNLMRNLGGAIGLAAITTFLRERTDLHMLRLSESLSPDNLMAVTRLSEISARMAGLLPGDPDQAALKVLYNLTRQQASTMAFGDILLSMSVVFLVGLVLMPLVHKVRHPSSGNADAH; from the coding sequence GTGAGTCCGGCCGATCCGCGCCTGAGCATCCGGCCCGAGGACCGGGTGGTGCACACACGCGACTGGATCGGTTTCTTCGCCATGGTGGTGGGCATGTTCATGGCCATCCTGGACATCCAGATCGTCGCCAGCTCCATTGCCCAGATCCAGGCCGGGCTGTCGGCGTCCGCCGACGAGATTTCCTGGGTCCAGACCTCGTATCTGATCGCCGAGGTGGTGATGATCCCGCTGTCGGGATGGATGGCCCGGGTGTTTTCCACCCGTTGGCTGTTCATGGCCTCGTGCCTGACCTTCACCATCGCCTCGGTCGCCTGCGCCTTCGCCTGGAACATCGAATCCATGATCGTATTCCGCGCCATCCAGGGCTTTTTGGGCGGCGCCATGATCCCCACCGTCTTCGCCACCTCGTTCCTTTTGTTCCCACCCAGGATGAGCGCCGGCATCTCGGTGCTGATCGGGCTGGTGGCGACCATGGCCCCGACCCTGGGGCCGACCTTGGGCGGCTGGCTGACCGAGGCGTTTTCCTGGCACTGGCTGTTCCTGATCAACGTCGTCCCCGGCCTGATCGTCGCGGCCCTGGTGTTTTTGTTCGTGCATGTGGACCGCCCGCGCCTCGACATGCTGAAAGGCTTCGATCTGGCCGGCATCGTCCTGGTGGCGGCCTTTTTGGGCAGCTTGCAATACATCCTCGAGGAAGGCCCCGGCGACGACTGGTTCGACGAGCCCAAGATCGTCGCCATGACCTTTTTATGCACCATCGCCGGCATGGCCTTTTTGTGGCGCGAGCTGACCACGCCCCATCCGGTGGTCGACATCAAGGCCTTCCACGACCGCAACTTCGCCGTCGGCTGCCTATACAGCTTCATCATCGGCATCGGCCTTTACGGCTCGGTCTATGTCATCCCGCTCTATCTGGGGCGCATCCGCGGCTATTCGTCGCGGGAAATCGGCCTCACCATGATGGTCACCGGCATGTTCCAGTTTCTGTCGGCGCCCCTGGCCGGCGCCTTGGCGAAAAAGTTGGATCTGCGCGTCATGCTGGGCCTGGGCCTGAGCCTGTTCGGCACCGGATTGTGGCTGAACCACTATCTGACCAGCCAATGGGGCTATTGGGAGATGTTCCTGCCGCAGGCGGTGCGCGGCTTGGCGCTGATGTTCTGCTTCGTCCCCATCAACGCCGTCGCCCTGGGCCATCTGGCCCCGGCGGAAGTGCAAAACGCCTCGGGGCTTTACAATCTGATGCGCAATCTGGGCGGGGCCATCGGGCTGGCCGCCATCACCACCTTTTTGCGCGAACGCACCGACCTGCACATGCTGCGCCTGTCGGAAAGCCTGAGCCCCGACAATCTGATGGCGGTGACGCGGCTGTCGGAAATTTCCGCCCGCATGGCCGGCCTGTTGCCCGGTGATCCCGATCAGGCGGCCTTGAAGGTGCTTTACAACCTGACCCGCCAGCAGGCTTCGACCATGGCTTTCGGCGACATCTTGCTGTCCATGTCCGTCGTCTTCCTGGTCGGGCTGGTGCTGATGCCCCTGGTGCACAAGGTCAGGCATCCGTCGAGCGGAAACGCCGACGCCCACTGA